A single Arachidicoccus sp. BS20 DNA region contains:
- a CDS encoding Gldg family protein, protein MKLIFKIARTELRNLFYSPIAWFLTIAFLVQCALTYTNMLHSYATEQEMGGISLQYMTRLTFQIFDSPWGGLFSNVMQNLYLYIPLLTMGLISREINGGTISLLYSSPVKVREIVLGKYMAMMIYSLVLVAVVSIFMVSGIFNIKSADAGLLWSAVLGFFLLLCAYSAIGLFMSSLTSYQVVAAIGTFIIIGILSYIGRLWQGIDFIRDLTYFLSLNGRTQHMLQGLITTKDVIYFIIIVCMFLGFTIFKLKGSRESKPLSVKIARYAVIIVSVLAIGYLSSRPALIGYLDTTANKDNTLTPNAQKIIHELGDSTLEITAYANFLDNYYYFGEPEERNSYLSKWEPYLRFKPDIKFRYVRYYDSAYANGYNMFSFYKGKTMQQIVEQRAKASDISLSDFKTPEQIHQMIDLKPELNRFVMQLKYRGHSTFLRVFNDQMQWPSETEVSAAFKRLLQAKMPTIAFATGNGERSTEKKGDRAYRTLTYEKTFRYALINQGFDVDTVDLDIQAIPDSITALVIADPITMLSPAAINKIERYIAKGGNLLIAGEPGRQSFINPVIHQLGVQMINGMLKQKSDDYPPSLVQSYMTKTAISFAKILEKPSIDTLPVSMNGVSGLTYVDTIGFNVQPLLETVMGKAYNTFARNPDLDLVDNDSATNNTNSSGLIAVAASGGGMALSVSPSSVGTLKTAGAIKKIQVDTVKRLGVTTVKYTTALALSRKINGKEQRIIVSGDADFMGNLELLRTNPRVSNFYFATALFSWLDNGQFPIDTSRPDSKDNRVRISTDGVGVLKIIYIWVLPALLLLFGSLLLIRRKRK, encoded by the coding sequence ATGAAACTTATATTCAAAATAGCGCGAACGGAACTCCGCAATCTGTTTTATTCTCCTATTGCATGGTTCTTAACCATTGCCTTTTTAGTACAGTGTGCATTGACATATACCAATATGCTGCATTCTTATGCTACGGAACAAGAGATGGGTGGTATAAGCCTGCAATATATGACCCGGTTAACATTTCAAATATTTGACAGTCCTTGGGGAGGTTTATTTTCCAATGTAATGCAGAACCTGTACCTATATATTCCCTTGCTGACAATGGGACTTATCAGCCGGGAAATTAACGGCGGTACGATAAGTTTGTTATATTCTTCTCCGGTAAAGGTAAGAGAGATAGTTCTTGGTAAGTATATGGCTATGATGATATACAGCCTGGTATTGGTAGCGGTGGTAAGTATTTTTATGGTATCAGGAATATTCAATATTAAATCTGCGGATGCAGGGCTGCTTTGGTCAGCTGTTTTGGGTTTCTTTCTTCTGTTATGTGCTTATTCAGCTATCGGTTTGTTTATGTCATCACTGACCAGTTACCAGGTAGTGGCAGCCATCGGTACTTTTATTATCATCGGCATTCTTAGTTATATCGGCAGGCTTTGGCAAGGTATTGATTTTATCAGGGATTTGACCTATTTTCTTTCGCTTAATGGTCGTACGCAGCATATGCTTCAGGGGCTGATTACCACAAAAGATGTGATATACTTTATTATTATAGTGTGCATGTTCCTTGGTTTTACCATCTTTAAACTTAAAGGCAGCAGAGAATCAAAGCCGCTGTCCGTAAAAATAGCCCGCTATGCGGTAATTATTGTTTCTGTATTGGCTATCGGCTATCTTAGTTCTCGCCCTGCCCTTATTGGTTACTTGGATACTACGGCTAATAAAGACAATACCTTAACACCCAATGCCCAGAAAATTATTCATGAGTTGGGCGATTCTACACTGGAAATAACTGCTTATGCTAACTTTCTGGATAATTATTATTATTTCGGAGAGCCGGAAGAACGTAATAGTTATCTGTCAAAGTGGGAGCCTTATCTAAGATTCAAGCCGGACATAAAATTCCGGTATGTGCGTTATTATGATAGTGCTTACGCTAACGGGTATAACATGTTCAGTTTTTATAAGGGTAAAACGATGCAGCAAATAGTGGAGCAGCGTGCCAAGGCATCGGATATTAGCTTATCGGATTTTAAAACACCTGAGCAGATACATCAGATGATTGACCTTAAACCGGAACTGAACCGTTTTGTGATGCAGTTAAAATACAGGGGACACAGCACTTTTTTAAGGGTGTTTAATGACCAGATGCAGTGGCCAAGTGAGACTGAAGTGTCCGCAGCCTTCAAAAGGTTGTTACAGGCTAAAATGCCGACGATAGCTTTTGCAACTGGCAATGGTGAGCGCAGCACGGAGAAAAAGGGCGACAGGGCATACAGGACACTGACTTACGAAAAAACCTTCCGCTATGCGCTCATCAACCAGGGCTTCGATGTGGATACTGTGGATTTGGATATACAAGCGATTCCGGACAGTATTACTGCATTGGTCATTGCAGATCCGATAACTATGCTGAGTCCTGCTGCTATTAATAAAATAGAACGATATATTGCTAAAGGTGGAAATCTGCTCATTGCCGGAGAACCCGGCAGGCAAAGTTTTATTAATCCCGTCATTCATCAGCTTGGTGTCCAAATGATAAACGGTATGCTGAAACAGAAAAGCGATGATTATCCGCCTTCATTGGTACAATCATACATGACAAAGACAGCGATAAGTTTTGCTAAAATTCTCGAAAAACCCTCTATAGATACACTTCCTGTTTCTATGAACGGTGTTTCAGGACTGACGTATGTAGATACAATAGGTTTTAACGTGCAGCCGTTATTGGAAACGGTGATGGGTAAAGCATATAATACCTTTGCCCGTAACCCCGATTTAGACTTGGTGGATAATGACAGTGCAACGAATAACACAAATTCGTCGGGGCTAATTGCTGTTGCCGCAAGTGGTGGTGGTATGGCTTTGTCGGTATCTCCATCTTCCGTTGGTACGCTCAAAACTGCCGGTGCGATAAAAAAAATACAAGTAGATACTGTAAAGCGACTGGGTGTTACAACTGTTAAATATACCACGGCTTTGGCGCTTAGTCGTAAAATTAACGGTAAAGAGCAGCGTATCATTGTCAGTGGTGATGCAGATTTTATGGGCAATTTGGAATTGCTGCGAACTAATCCTCGAGTATCGAATTTTTATTTTGCGACCGCCTTATTCAGTTGGCTGGACAACGGGCAGTTTCCGATAGATACTTCCCGTCCGGATTCAAAAGATAATCGTGTGCGTATCAGTACCGACGGCGTGGGCGTGTTGAAGATTATTTATATTTGGGTACTTCCTGCATTATTGCTCCTTTTTGGTTCATTATTATTGATTCGCAGGAAAAGAAAGTAA
- a CDS encoding ABC transporter ATP-binding protein yields MENSILSIKNLSHRYSGTHWAIRDINMEIDNTGIVGLLGSNGAGKSTTMNIVCGVLNQTEGNVFINGINTREAPEEAKKIIGFLPQNPPLYTDLTVDEYLTYTADLRKMDKDKIKPALEEAKERCGITHYSSRLIKNLSGGYRQRVGIAQAIIHKPKLVVLDEPTNGLDPNQIIEVRALIKDIAKEHAVIFSSHILTEIQLLCKEIKMIEQGRIVFSDTMDAFNNYVEPHSVLVRMENPPSEAQLLEISGIDKVDFLTEKQLRLYFTGDGEITERIIEASVQNGWHLREISLDKTALDEIFKQLSSFSTK; encoded by the coding sequence ATGGAAAATTCAATTTTGAGTATTAAGAATTTATCCCACCGTTACAGTGGAACGCACTGGGCGATACGGGATATTAATATGGAGATAGACAATACGGGCATTGTGGGGTTGTTAGGCTCCAACGGAGCCGGCAAGTCCACCACTATGAACATTGTGTGCGGTGTACTCAACCAGACAGAAGGCAATGTCTTCATTAACGGCATCAATACCCGTGAAGCACCGGAAGAAGCCAAAAAAATCATCGGCTTCCTGCCGCAGAACCCGCCGTTATATACAGACCTGACCGTAGATGAATACCTCACCTACACGGCAGATCTTCGAAAAATGGACAAAGATAAAATCAAGCCGGCACTGGAAGAAGCTAAAGAAAGGTGCGGCATTACGCATTACAGCAGCCGGCTAATTAAAAATCTCTCCGGCGGGTACCGCCAGCGCGTGGGTATTGCACAGGCAATTATCCACAAACCTAAATTGGTGGTATTGGACGAACCGACCAACGGACTTGACCCGAACCAGATTATTGAAGTAAGAGCGTTGATTAAAGATATTGCTAAAGAGCATGCGGTCATTTTCTCTTCTCATATACTGACAGAGATACAACTCTTATGTAAGGAAATCAAGATGATTGAACAAGGCAGGATTGTATTTTCCGACACGATGGATGCATTTAATAATTATGTGGAGCCACATAGTGTATTAGTCAGAATGGAAAACCCGCCTTCGGAAGCACAATTGCTGGAAATAAGCGGCATTGATAAAGTGGACTTCCTGACCGAAAAGCAATTGCGGCTGTACTTCACAGGCGATGGGGAAATAACCGAAAGGATTATTGAAGCGAGTGTTCAAAACGGGTGGCATCTGCGGGAAATAAGTCTCGACAAAACGGCACTCGATGAAATTTTCAAGCAATTGTCTTCCTTTTCAACAAAATAA
- a CDS encoding SusC/RagA family TonB-linked outer membrane protein: MINITFYKPAYPFGRVCTKIRKIMRLTAVLILISTITVSAKSYSQKVSLTLKNASVETAFEQIRQQTGYSFLWQQNAVEGLSPITLSIHNADINEAVKACINGLPLTYQIHGKVVYIKNKTVEITKPANPSAFYAGAAIPQQFVIRGFVKDSVGNPLDGATIRVQGTGFETHANDKGEFEIDNISIGDTLVISYVGYLTQRIVVRGRTNYLYIMLSASDNELDKTIVEAYGTTSRRFSVGAISTVDASAIEKQPVTNPLLALEGQVPGLSVIAKNGVPGSTTLVQIRGQNSLATDRLSFKPYDQPYFIVDGVPFASGNANISQLSNLANAQSFNGGLNQATGIGAFNGIDPHDIESITILRDADATAIYGSKGANGVVLITTKKGKAGRTSVDLTVNTQLNQVARPIQFLNTQQYLQLRKEAFAADSIIPNDNPNDYSGAYAPDLTIYDQNKYTNWQKIVQGNSTHNTDVHATVSGGSANNTFIISGGYTRSDFNYPGDFADQRYSLHSALTSASANRKFNLTFITDFSYDQNRSAGFGGSSFVTLPPNAPDQIDGNGNLIWSYKGVEMYDNLYAGLKQPTTLQAYNFNTSLSLNYEIIKGLTIGGNVGYNRNTNTEHSINPSTSQAPDIYEPPNISAAFANTVNQALNVEPQINYHTVLGKGTLTALLGGTYQKTTTYSSQTQAYGYSNDAFLGSVDGAATTSVFDNQDLNKYVAAFGRLKYIYDQKYIIELSGRRDGSSNFGPGRQFGSFGSVGAGWIFSEEKAFKNALPFMSYGKLTGSYGTTGSDASQSYQFQALYGPYPYTNTTPFQGIRQNIPKNLYNPDFQWATTKELNIAIDLGFFKDRLLLNATYYRDRQSNQLVAYPLAAQAGFATVFENQNSTVQNKGFEFTVTSTNVKSKNFNWTTSFNLTFNRNKLLAFPNLASSSYATQYVIGQPTSVVFGYRYKDVNPTTGMFEYYAADGSLTSNPNYKPVSQGGDEVVIGNREINYMGGFGNTFTYKRLSLYIFCQFQSSMQPNAISSLYNNPPGYEDNLPAYVLGKYWTGPGDTHATLQRLVTSYNSQYTAGVYAFQSSTGAYTNDTYLRVKTAALSYAFPDAWMKKIAIKGGSIFCNVQNLFTFTNYKFGDPEQPGDFLSFPLQRIIAFGLNLKF, from the coding sequence ATGATAAATATTACTTTCTACAAACCGGCGTACCCGTTCGGGCGCGTCTGTACTAAAATCAGGAAGATTATGCGTTTGACTGCCGTCTTAATCCTCATTTCCACTATCACTGTTAGCGCTAAAAGCTATTCACAAAAAGTAAGTCTTACACTTAAAAATGCTTCGGTAGAAACCGCATTTGAACAAATAAGACAGCAGACAGGCTACTCTTTTTTATGGCAGCAAAATGCTGTTGAAGGTTTATCGCCGATAACATTGTCTATTCATAATGCAGATATAAATGAAGCTGTAAAAGCATGTATTAATGGCTTGCCGCTTACTTACCAGATACACGGTAAAGTGGTCTATATAAAAAACAAAACTGTCGAAATAACAAAACCCGCAAATCCATCGGCATTTTATGCAGGCGCAGCAATTCCTCAACAATTTGTCATTCGGGGTTTTGTGAAAGATTCTGTGGGTAACCCGTTGGATGGCGCTACCATTCGTGTGCAGGGAACAGGATTTGAAACTCATGCAAATGATAAGGGAGAATTTGAAATAGATAATATTTCTATAGGAGACACGCTTGTTATATCTTATGTAGGGTATCTTACCCAAAGGATTGTTGTTAGAGGAAGGACAAATTATCTTTACATCATGTTAAGTGCCAGTGATAACGAACTTGACAAAACAATTGTAGAAGCTTATGGTACTACTTCCAGGCGCTTTAGTGTAGGGGCAATTTCTACGGTAGATGCCTCTGCTATTGAAAAACAGCCGGTAACCAATCCTTTACTTGCGTTGGAAGGACAGGTGCCCGGATTGTCCGTTATTGCTAAGAACGGCGTGCCCGGCTCAACAACATTGGTGCAGATACGAGGACAAAATTCATTAGCTACTGATAGGCTTAGTTTTAAGCCGTATGACCAGCCTTATTTTATTGTGGACGGTGTGCCTTTCGCTTCGGGAAATGCCAATATCAGTCAATTAAGCAATCTTGCCAATGCGCAATCTTTTAACGGAGGATTGAATCAGGCAACCGGTATTGGTGCTTTTAACGGCATTGACCCGCATGATATAGAAAGCATTACTATACTCAGGGATGCGGACGCGACTGCTATTTATGGTTCGAAAGGCGCTAACGGCGTTGTTTTGATTACGACAAAAAAAGGAAAAGCCGGCAGAACATCTGTCGATTTAACTGTAAATACACAGCTTAACCAGGTTGCCAGGCCGATACAATTTTTAAATACGCAACAGTATCTTCAGTTAAGAAAAGAGGCTTTCGCTGCAGACAGTATAATACCAAATGATAATCCGAACGATTATTCCGGCGCTTATGCGCCTGACCTGACCATTTATGATCAAAATAAATATACCAACTGGCAAAAAATCGTTCAGGGAAATTCGACCCACAATACAGATGTACACGCTACCGTTTCAGGCGGGTCCGCTAATAACACATTTATTATTTCCGGTGGTTATACACGCTCGGACTTCAATTATCCGGGGGACTTTGCAGATCAGAGATATAGCTTACACAGTGCGCTAACCAGCGCTTCGGCAAATAGAAAGTTTAATCTGACTTTCATTACTGACTTTTCCTACGATCAGAATCGTTCTGCTGGTTTCGGCGGTAGTTCGTTCGTAACGTTACCTCCGAATGCTCCCGATCAGATAGACGGGAATGGTAATTTAATATGGAGTTACAAAGGAGTGGAGATGTATGATAATCTTTACGCTGGCCTAAAACAACCCACTACTCTCCAAGCGTATAATTTTAATACTTCCTTAAGCCTGAATTATGAAATAATCAAGGGCTTAACCATTGGCGGCAATGTAGGCTATAATCGTAATACGAATACAGAACATTCTATAAACCCTTCAACTTCGCAGGCACCGGATATATATGAGCCGCCCAATATAAGTGCAGCATTTGCGAATACTGTCAATCAGGCGCTTAATGTGGAGCCGCAGATAAATTATCATACAGTGCTTGGGAAGGGAACATTAACAGCCTTACTGGGAGGCACTTACCAAAAGACTACAACTTATTCTTCCCAGACCCAGGCTTACGGTTATTCAAACGATGCTTTTCTTGGCTCCGTTGACGGAGCCGCCACAACTTCTGTTTTTGATAATCAAGACCTCAACAAATATGTAGCGGCTTTTGGCCGCCTGAAATATATTTATGATCAAAAGTATATTATAGAGCTTAGCGGCAGGCGGGACGGTTCAAGTAATTTTGGCCCCGGCAGGCAGTTCGGTAGCTTTGGTTCTGTAGGTGCCGGCTGGATATTTTCTGAGGAAAAAGCTTTTAAAAATGCCTTACCTTTTATGAGTTATGGTAAGCTTACCGGAAGTTATGGCACAACAGGAAGTGACGCTTCTCAATCTTATCAATTCCAGGCATTGTACGGCCCTTATCCATATACTAATACTACGCCTTTCCAAGGCATCAGGCAAAATATCCCAAAGAACCTGTATAACCCGGATTTTCAATGGGCAACAACAAAAGAGTTAAACATAGCGATCGATCTCGGTTTTTTTAAAGATCGCTTATTGTTAAATGCTACTTATTATAGGGACCGCCAGTCTAATCAACTGGTTGCTTATCCGTTGGCGGCACAAGCCGGTTTTGCTACTGTGTTTGAAAATCAAAATTCTACTGTTCAAAACAAAGGATTTGAATTTACAGTAACATCCACGAACGTAAAAAGTAAAAATTTCAACTGGACGACCAGTTTTAACTTAACATTCAATCGCAATAAATTGCTTGCCTTTCCTAATTTAGCTTCTTCTTCTTATGCCACACAGTATGTTATCGGCCAGCCGACTTCGGTAGTATTTGGTTACAGATATAAGGATGTAAATCCTACTACAGGCATGTTTGAGTACTATGCAGCTGACGGATCTCTTACTTCCAATCCTAACTATAAACCGGTTTCACAGGGTGGCGATGAAGTGGTAATAGGCAACAGGGAAATTAATTATATGGGCGGTTTTGGCAATACTTTCACGTATAAACGTTTAAGTCTTTATATATTCTGTCAGTTTCAAAGCAGTATGCAGCCTAATGCTATTTCCTCTCTCTACAATAATCCTCCGGGTTATGAAGATAATTTGCCTGCTTATGTGCTTGGGAAATATTGGACAGGACCCGGCGATACGCACGCCACACTTCAACGGCTGGTAACCAGTTATAATTCGCAATACACTGCAGGTGTATACGCGTTTCAGTCATCAACCGGGGCATATACCAACGATACTTATCTGAGGGTCAAAACGGCAGCATTGTCTTATGCCTTTCCAGATGCCTGGATGAAAAAGATCGCTATTAAAGGTGGCAGTATTTTTTGTAATGTACAAAACCTGTTCACTTTCACCAATTACAAATTTGGTGATCCGGAACAGCCGGGTGATTTTCTGTCCTTTCCTTTGCAACGTATCATAGCTTTTGGTTTAAACCTCAAATTTTAA
- a CDS encoding RagB/SusD family nutrient uptake outer membrane protein — MEKNFSDKYKIPVGSLLLIFSILVSCKKLIQIPGNPPTNITRQQAFADSATAMTTVAGAYSLTPGGAGLPYQDGSFTFATSLSGREINYAAGYGDVGQFYSYNVTPVNSEVNSIWVAHYKEIYQVNDILANIKDNPNLSASFIRQITGEMEFVRAFCYFNMVNLFGGVPLVTTTDYTTNARLPRATADSVYTQILADLEDAVKKLPATFPSAGHMRPNLYTATALLAKVHLYLGQWQAAYNEADSVIKSGDFSLLSNLNNVFLDGSNEAVWQVPILNIAQGSSEAGNFLPYSNTTTPNYVITDSLLDQFEANDLRKVAWLGVNVVNSQNVYYPAKYKDRYPTTPATDYMLLRYADIILIRAEAAAQLNNLSQAVMDINIIRTRAGLPGTSADPTSQSAVLAAIRKERRTEMFTEFGSRWFDLNRTSADTKYPASTQAPAVLDGWTENAALYPIPQTQISLNNTLTQNPGYH; from the coding sequence ATGGAAAAAAATTTTTCTGATAAATATAAAATACCGGTAGGAAGCTTGTTACTTATTTTTAGTATTTTAGTCTCCTGTAAAAAATTAATACAGATACCGGGCAATCCGCCGACAAATATCACCAGGCAACAGGCATTTGCAGACAGTGCTACGGCTATGACAACAGTTGCAGGCGCATATTCTTTAACGCCCGGCGGGGCGGGGCTTCCTTATCAGGATGGGAGTTTTACTTTTGCTACCTCGCTTTCGGGGCGTGAAATAAATTATGCTGCCGGTTACGGAGATGTTGGACAATTTTACAGTTATAATGTGACACCGGTAAACAGTGAAGTTAATTCAATATGGGTAGCGCATTATAAGGAGATATACCAGGTAAATGATATACTGGCGAATATAAAGGACAACCCTAATTTATCGGCTTCATTCATCCGACAAATTACAGGCGAGATGGAATTTGTACGCGCCTTTTGTTATTTTAACATGGTTAACTTATTTGGCGGTGTTCCTTTGGTTACTACAACTGACTATACCACCAATGCACGTTTACCCAGAGCCACCGCTGATAGTGTTTATACACAAATCTTAGCAGACCTTGAGGATGCCGTTAAAAAGTTGCCGGCAACTTTCCCTTCCGCAGGACATATGCGCCCTAACCTTTATACTGCAACGGCATTGCTGGCAAAGGTTCATTTATACTTAGGACAATGGCAGGCTGCGTATAACGAAGCGGATTCGGTGATTAAATCCGGCGATTTTAGTTTGTTATCTAACCTCAATAACGTGTTTTTGGATGGGAGTAACGAAGCGGTTTGGCAGGTACCGATCCTAAACATTGCCCAGGGGTCGAGTGAAGCGGGAAATTTTTTACCTTATTCTAATACAACGACGCCAAACTATGTAATAACGGACTCTTTGTTAGATCAATTTGAAGCTAATGACCTGCGCAAGGTAGCTTGGTTGGGTGTAAATGTAGTAAATAGTCAGAATGTATATTATCCTGCCAAATATAAGGATAGATATCCGACTACACCTGCAACGGATTATATGTTGCTACGGTATGCCGATATAATCCTGATCCGTGCCGAAGCCGCTGCACAATTGAATAATCTTAGCCAGGCCGTAATGGATATAAATATAATTCGCACGAGAGCGGGATTGCCCGGCACTTCGGCTGACCCAACATCCCAATCTGCTGTCTTAGCTGCTATTAGAAAAGAGAGACGGACAGAAATGTTTACCGAGTTTGGCAGCCGGTGGTTTGACCTGAACAGGACTAGCGCAGATACCAAATACCCGGCGAGCACACAAGCACCTGCCGTATTAGATGGTTGGACAGAAAATGCAGCTTTATATCCGATACCGCAGACACAAATATCATTAAACAATACACTTACGCAAAATCCCGGCTATCATTAA
- a CDS encoding MutS-related protein, whose protein sequence is MGTSCIIAPFWFIIIDSQEKKVNGDGVNAISACCVLQNVSLNNLLLVFITDKQTIDDLGIFSHRNGSSIYELYNRTHTRGGEAVLKEMFENPLSDKGEINRRAGIIAYFSGQSLSFPFNASLFDTTEKYLADKDEQANTAAHRSVLGEKEIQQGVTATIQLIQGIKIFIEQNDIAGVAGYAKERDMIKTLVEDADFLPVLKENPKSKPSYAAIAAYDTLFREQQYKKINRLLRHIYYLDVYLSIAALAKERKFVFPKALEKGQCILRLEGVYHPELKNPVANSIDMSADSNVVFLTGANMAGKSTFLRSVSTAVYVAHIGFPVAAKAMEFSVLDGIYTTINLPDNLGIGASHFYNEVLRVKKVAMELNQGKSLFVVFDELFRGTNVKDAQEGTVAVTGAFAGKKNSLFIISSHIVEAGEELKKQPSVFFRYLPTRMNGHVPEYTYTLEKGITDDRHGMLIIRNEGILETLKNGKKKRVAE, encoded by the coding sequence TTGGGTACTTCCTGCATTATTGCTCCTTTTTGGTTCATTATTATTGATTCGCAGGAAAAGAAAGTAAACGGCGATGGTGTGAATGCCATCTCCGCGTGTTGTGTATTGCAAAATGTATCACTTAATAACTTATTACTCGTGTTCATAACAGATAAACAGACGATAGACGATTTAGGAATATTCAGCCATCGCAACGGCAGCAGCATCTATGAGCTATATAACCGTACACATACGCGCGGTGGCGAAGCTGTGTTAAAAGAGATGTTCGAGAACCCGCTCTCGGATAAAGGGGAAATCAACCGGCGCGCCGGCATTATCGCATACTTTTCGGGACAATCCCTTTCTTTCCCGTTTAATGCTTCCTTGTTTGATACAACGGAGAAATATCTCGCAGATAAAGATGAGCAGGCAAACACAGCAGCACATCGGTCAGTATTAGGAGAGAAAGAAATACAGCAGGGGGTAACAGCTACCATACAGTTAATCCAAGGTATTAAGATATTTATAGAGCAAAATGATATTGCCGGTGTTGCTGGGTACGCAAAAGAGAGGGATATGATTAAAACTCTTGTGGAAGATGCAGATTTTTTGCCCGTTCTCAAAGAGAACCCGAAGAGCAAACCGTCGTATGCAGCAATTGCTGCTTATGATACGCTTTTCAGAGAACAGCAATATAAAAAGATAAACCGGTTGCTCAGGCACATTTATTACTTAGACGTATATCTGTCGATAGCTGCGCTGGCAAAGGAACGGAAATTTGTTTTTCCGAAAGCATTGGAAAAAGGACAGTGCATTTTGCGGCTTGAAGGCGTGTATCATCCGGAATTAAAAAATCCGGTAGCTAATTCTATAGACATGAGTGCGGACAGCAATGTTGTTTTTCTTACCGGAGCGAACATGGCAGGCAAGTCCACCTTTTTACGCTCTGTGAGCACGGCGGTGTACGTAGCGCACATAGGCTTTCCTGTTGCTGCAAAAGCGATGGAATTTTCCGTGCTGGACGGTATTTATACAACGATTAATTTGCCGGACAATTTGGGCATCGGCGCCAGCCATTTTTACAACGAAGTGTTGCGGGTAAAAAAAGTAGCGATGGAACTTAATCAGGGCAAATCTTTATTTGTAGTCTTTGACGAATTGTTTCGCGGTACGAATGTGAAAGATGCGCAGGAAGGCACAGTGGCCGTAACAGGCGCTTTTGCAGGTAAGAAGAACAGCCTGTTCATCATTTCCTCGCATATTGTGGAAGCTGGGGAAGAGCTTAAAAAGCAGCCCTCGGTATTTTTCCGTTACCTGCCTACGCGCATGAACGGGCATGTGCCCGAATATACCTACACACTGGAAAAGGGTATTACCGACGACCGCCACGGTATGCTCATCATCCGTAACGAAGGCATATTAGAAACACTTAAAAACGGTAAAAAGAAAAGAGTTGCAGAGTAA
- a CDS encoding FecR family protein: MANNNFDKDYYRALADKWVRGIISDAELGELEAWYNDHGAYPVELPPGFAAGKQQLADTMLDNIEAKTGTVHISVGNKKKFQFYRWAAAAVLVIGLGIGLKYYFFKNNTDERQSLIVYKDVPPGHDGAVLTLADGSKVVLDSTSMGRKQVAQQGSVRIVSVNGQLSYNGTNAGVVKPAYNTLATPRARQYKIVLPDGTKVWLNAASSITYPVAFTGNTREVSVTGETYFEVVHDAAKPFRVNVRGQAIEDIGTHFDISAYDDEPVVKSTLLEGAVRVVKGAQSVILQPGQQAIVGNSNANIQVEKVKTDDIVAWTRGFLLMNNNSVREFMNRLSRWYNVDVQFEGNMPEGNFGGMLNSNANLSDILSALDAGGIHTRFDGKTVTVLSH; this comes from the coding sequence ATGGCAAATAACAATTTTGATAAAGATTATTACCGCGCGTTAGCCGATAAATGGGTACGCGGCATTATTTCAGATGCAGAGCTGGGAGAGCTGGAAGCATGGTATAATGACCACGGAGCGTATCCCGTTGAACTGCCGCCCGGGTTTGCGGCAGGCAAGCAACAACTTGCCGATACTATGTTAGACAACATAGAAGCAAAAACCGGAACTGTACACATATCGGTTGGAAACAAAAAGAAGTTTCAATTTTATCGTTGGGCAGCTGCGGCGGTGCTTGTTATCGGGCTGGGCATTGGGTTAAAGTATTATTTTTTTAAAAATAATACTGACGAAAGGCAAAGTTTAATTGTATATAAAGATGTTCCACCGGGACACGATGGTGCGGTACTCACGCTTGCCGATGGTAGCAAGGTTGTTCTGGATAGTACGAGTATGGGGCGCAAGCAAGTTGCGCAGCAAGGCAGCGTACGCATTGTGAGTGTCAATGGACAGCTTAGTTATAATGGAACTAATGCCGGTGTGGTTAAACCGGCTTATAACACTTTGGCTACGCCAAGGGCAAGACAGTATAAAATTGTGCTGCCGGATGGTACAAAGGTATGGCTGAATGCCGCTTCATCTATTACTTATCCTGTTGCATTTACAGGCAATACACGAGAAGTATCTGTAACGGGGGAAACTTATTTTGAAGTGGTGCATGATGCTGCAAAGCCGTTTAGGGTAAACGTGCGCGGGCAAGCAATAGAAGACATTGGTACGCATTTCGACATCAGTGCTTATGATGATGAGCCGGTTGTAAAAAGCACTTTGCTCGAAGGCGCAGTACGTGTGGTTAAAGGTGCTCAAAGTGTAATACTGCAACCGGGACAGCAAGCAATTGTAGGTAACAGCAACGCAAATATACAGGTCGAAAAGGTAAAAACCGACGATATTGTGGCATGGACAAGAGGTTTCCTGTTGATGAACAACAACAGTGTTCGCGAGTTCATGAACCGGCTATCGCGCTGGTACAATGTAGATGTACAGTTTGAAGGCAATATGCCCGAAGGCAACTTTGGCGGTATGCTCAACAGTAATGCTAATTTATCGGATATTTTATCTGCATTGGATGCAGGCGGCATACATACCCGCTTTGACGGGAAAACAGTAACTGTATTATCTCATTAG